The following proteins are co-located in the Dromiciops gliroides isolate mDroGli1 chromosome 2, mDroGli1.pri, whole genome shotgun sequence genome:
- the G3BP1 gene encoding ras GTPase-activating protein-binding protein 1 isoform X1, with protein sequence MVMEKPSPLLVGREFVRQYYTLLNQAPDMLHRFYGKNSSYVHGGLDSNGKPADAVYGQKEIHRKVMSQNFTNCHTKIRHVDAHATLNDGVVVQVMGLLSNNNQAFRRFMQTFVLAPEGSVANKFYVHNDIFRYQDEVFGGFVTEPQEESEEEVDEPEERQQTPEVVPDDSGTFYDQSVSNDLEEHLEEPVAEPEPEPEPEPEQEAEPEIHEEKSEPALEEPVPEDTQKSSSPVPVDSAPAVQEDLRTFSWASVTSKNLPPSGAVPVSGIPPHVVKVPASQARPESKPESQTPPQRPQRDQRVREQRTNIPPQRGPRPIREGGEQGDMDTRRIVRYPDSHQLFVGNLPHDVDKAELKDFFQSFCVSFKGYGNVVELRINSGGKLPNFGFVVFDDPEPVQKILGSRPIMFRGEVRLNVEEKKTRAAREGDRRDNRPRGPGGPRSGLGGGIRGPPRGGMSQKPGFGAGRGIGQRQ encoded by the exons GTTTTATGGAAAGAACTCATCTTATGTCCATGGTGGTTTGGATTCCAATGGAAAACCAGCTGATGCTGTCTATGGACAAAAA GAAATCCATCGGAAAGTGATGTCCCAAAACTTTACAAATTGTCACACTAAGATTCGTCACGTGGATGCTCATGCTACCCTCAATGATGGTGTTGTGGTCCAGGTGATGGGATTGCTGTCTAATAATAACCAAGCATTTCGGAGATTCATGCAGACATTTGTACTTGCACCAGAG GGTTCTGTTGCAAACAAATTCTATGTTCATAATGATATCTTCCGATACCAAGATGAGGTTTTTGGTGGTTTTGTTACTGAACCCCAAGAAG AATCTGAGGAAGAAGTAGATGAACCAGAAGAAAGACAGCAGACTCCTGAGGTAGTTCCCGATGACTCAGGAACTTTTTATGACCAGTCTGTCAG CAATGACTTGGAAGAACACCTAGAGGAGCCTGTTGCTGAGCCGGAGCCAGAGCCAGAACCAGAGCCTGAGCAAGAAGCTGAACCTGAAATTCATGAAGAAAAGTCTGAACCAGCTTTGGAAGAGCCTGTTCCTGAGGATACTCAAAAGAGCTCTTCTCCTGTGCCTGTGGATTCTGCTCCAGCAGTACAGGAGGACTTGAGA ACATTTTCCTGGGCATCTGTGACCAGTAAGAACCTTCCACCTAGTGGAGCTGTTCCAGTGTCTGGGATACCACCTCATGTTGTTAAAGTACCGGCTTCACAG GCTCGTCCAGAATCAAAACCGGAATCTCAGACACCACCACAGAGGCCCCAGAGGGACCAGAGAGTGAGGGAACAACGAACTAATATCCCACCCCAAAGGGGACCCAGACCAA tTCGTGAAGGTGGTGAACAGGGTGATATGGATACGAGGAGAATTGTGAGATATCCAGATAGTCACCAGCTTTTTGTTGGAAATCTTCCGCATGATGTGGACAAAGCAGAACTAAAAGATTTTTTCCAAA GTTTCTGTGTTTCGTTCAAAGGTTATGGGAATGTTGTGGAACTTCGAATTAATAGTGGTGGGAAGCTACCCAATTTTGGTTTTGTGGTGTTTGATGACCCAGAACCAGTTCAGAAGATCCTTGGCAGCAGG CCCATCATGTTCAGAGGTGAGGTGCGTTTGAATGTTGAGGAAAAGAAGACACGAGCTGCCAGAGAAGGTGATCGTCGAGATAACAGACCACGTGGACCAGGAGGCCCACGCAGTGGGCTAGGTGGTGGAATAAGAGGACCTCCCCGTGGAGGAATGTCTCAGAAACcaggatttggagctggaagggggaTTGGTCAACGTCAATGA
- the G3BP1 gene encoding ras GTPase-activating protein-binding protein 1 isoform X2, with amino-acid sequence MVMEKPSPLLVGREFVRQYYTLLNQAPDMLHRFYGKNSSYVHGGLDSNGKPADAVYGQKEIHRKVMSQNFTNCHTKIRHVDAHATLNDGVVVQVMGLLSNNNQAFRRFMQTFVLAPEGSVANKFYVHNDIFRYQDEVFGGFVTEPQEESEEEVDEPEERQQTPEVVPDDSGTFYDQSVSNDLEEHLEEPVAEPEPEPEPEPEQEAEPEIHEEKSEPALEEPVPEDTQKSSSPVPVDSAPAVQEDLRTFSWASVTSKNLPPSGAVPVSGIPPHVVKVPASQARPESKPESQTPPQRPQRDQRVREQRTNIPPQRGPRPIREGGEQGDMDTRRIVRYPDSHQLFVGNLPHDVDKAELKDFFQSYGNVVELRINSGGKLPNFGFVVFDDPEPVQKILGSRPIMFRGEVRLNVEEKKTRAAREGDRRDNRPRGPGGPRSGLGGGIRGPPRGGMSQKPGFGAGRGIGQRQ; translated from the exons GTTTTATGGAAAGAACTCATCTTATGTCCATGGTGGTTTGGATTCCAATGGAAAACCAGCTGATGCTGTCTATGGACAAAAA GAAATCCATCGGAAAGTGATGTCCCAAAACTTTACAAATTGTCACACTAAGATTCGTCACGTGGATGCTCATGCTACCCTCAATGATGGTGTTGTGGTCCAGGTGATGGGATTGCTGTCTAATAATAACCAAGCATTTCGGAGATTCATGCAGACATTTGTACTTGCACCAGAG GGTTCTGTTGCAAACAAATTCTATGTTCATAATGATATCTTCCGATACCAAGATGAGGTTTTTGGTGGTTTTGTTACTGAACCCCAAGAAG AATCTGAGGAAGAAGTAGATGAACCAGAAGAAAGACAGCAGACTCCTGAGGTAGTTCCCGATGACTCAGGAACTTTTTATGACCAGTCTGTCAG CAATGACTTGGAAGAACACCTAGAGGAGCCTGTTGCTGAGCCGGAGCCAGAGCCAGAACCAGAGCCTGAGCAAGAAGCTGAACCTGAAATTCATGAAGAAAAGTCTGAACCAGCTTTGGAAGAGCCTGTTCCTGAGGATACTCAAAAGAGCTCTTCTCCTGTGCCTGTGGATTCTGCTCCAGCAGTACAGGAGGACTTGAGA ACATTTTCCTGGGCATCTGTGACCAGTAAGAACCTTCCACCTAGTGGAGCTGTTCCAGTGTCTGGGATACCACCTCATGTTGTTAAAGTACCGGCTTCACAG GCTCGTCCAGAATCAAAACCGGAATCTCAGACACCACCACAGAGGCCCCAGAGGGACCAGAGAGTGAGGGAACAACGAACTAATATCCCACCCCAAAGGGGACCCAGACCAA tTCGTGAAGGTGGTGAACAGGGTGATATGGATACGAGGAGAATTGTGAGATATCCAGATAGTCACCAGCTTTTTGTTGGAAATCTTCCGCATGATGTGGACAAAGCAGAACTAAAAGATTTTTTCCAAA GTTATGGGAATGTTGTGGAACTTCGAATTAATAGTGGTGGGAAGCTACCCAATTTTGGTTTTGTGGTGTTTGATGACCCAGAACCAGTTCAGAAGATCCTTGGCAGCAGG CCCATCATGTTCAGAGGTGAGGTGCGTTTGAATGTTGAGGAAAAGAAGACACGAGCTGCCAGAGAAGGTGATCGTCGAGATAACAGACCACGTGGACCAGGAGGCCCACGCAGTGGGCTAGGTGGTGGAATAAGAGGACCTCCCCGTGGAGGAATGTCTCAGAAACcaggatttggagctggaagggggaTTGGTCAACGTCAATGA